A stretch of the Lactuca sativa cultivar Salinas chromosome 9, Lsat_Salinas_v11, whole genome shotgun sequence genome encodes the following:
- the LOC111884525 gene encoding heavy metal-associated isoprenylated plant protein 35 — MLCIIIPLPFFLKENLSLLLSFSLSLPQAKMASTEAEEPSQSFKTKTSVLRVSIHCQGCKRKVQKLLQSVPGVQEIRIEAKLQRVEVTGDVSAETLLRKLVKAGKHAELWPEKPPEIRVKETEKPTTTSQGSVSEESPVSVKEIKPPTTKTENPVEDPKKVSKTAAPGGGEPAVSGGKGDESVGKSEGGKESAEVKAEEKKPETGAASNQASQPASEKKEEQNEKDGGGGGGGGEGKKKKKKKAQNSDKNGSSSGQPPSNGRSVNGGGGGGGSPPPTRPPTNPSPPRHNGYQYPPPHYYTPPPAPVYTVSYNTAQPPVNSYTASYYTPPPPQSYAYSHFSSQMAPPPYVPPDYDSYRQQPSDSFEMFSDENPNGCLVM; from the exons ATGCTTTGCATCATCATTCCTCTCCCTTTCTTCCTCAAAGAGAatctctctctccttctctctttctctctctctctcccacaaGCAAAAATGGCTTCTACTGAAGCAGAAGAACCATCACAATCCTTCAAAACCAAG ACATCGGTTTTAAGAGTCTCCATACACTGTCAAGGCTGCAAACGCAAAGTCCAGAAGCTTCTTCAATCTGTTCCAG GAGTTCAGGAAATTCGTATTGAAGCGAAACTACAAAGGGTTGAGGTAACTGGGGATGTTTCGGCGGAGACTTTACTGAGGAAACTGGTAAAAGCAGGGAAGCATGCGGAGTTATGGCCGGAAAAGCCACCTGAGATTCGTGTGAAGGAAACTGAAAAACCAACCACCACCAGCCAAGGGAGTGTGAGTGAAGAGTCTCCTGTTTCTGTTAAAGAAATAAAGCCACCAACGACTAAAACGGAAAACCCTGTTGAAGATCCAAAGAAAGTTAGTAAAACCGCCGCTCCTGGGGGTGGAGAACCGGCGGTTAGCGGTGGAAAGGGTGATGAAAGTGTAGGTAAAAGTGAAGGTGGGAAAGAGTCAGCTGAGGTAAAAGCTGAAGAGAAGAAACCAGAGACCGGAGCAGCGAGTAACCAAGCTTCTCAACCGGCGAGTGAGAAGAAGGAAGAGCAAAACGAGAAAGACggcggaggtggtggtggtggtggtgaagggaagaagaaaaagaaaaagaaagcgcAAAATAGTGATAAAAATGGATCATCAAGTGGCCAACCGCCATCAAATGGGAGATCAgttaatggtggtggtggtggcggtggtagcCCACCGCCAACTAGACCTCCAACCAATCCAAGTCCTCCACGACATAATGGGTATCAATATCCGCCACCTCATTACTATACGCCGCCACCAGCTCCGGTGTACACTGTCAGCTACAACACGGCTCAACCTCCGGTGAACAGCTATACGGCGTCGTATTACACACCCCCACCACCGCAATCGTATGCCTACTCGCATTTCAGTTCACAGATGGCTCCACCGCCATATGTACCACCGGATTATGATTCGTATAGGCAGCAGCCATCGGATTCATTTGAGATGTTTAGTGATGAAAATCCAAACGGGTGTTTggttatgtaa